The window CAGTTTAGCCTCCACCTCAGGTTTGATATTTCCGTTTTCATCATGGGTACCCAGCTGCTTAAAAAGCTCAACGGGCTCCTCTCTGCCCAGATCAGTTCCATATACAGAACCGGGATGCAGAGAATAGGCTCTGATGTTAAATTTCTTTCCTCTCTCGTCAAGCTCTACAGCAAACAGATTGCAGGCAGTTTTGGATTGGCCGTATCCGGAAAGGGTGTCGTAGCCTCTTTTCTCAAAATTGGGATCTTCAAAGTTAAAGGGAGACATCTGATGCCCATAAGAGGAAACACTGATAACTCTCGCTCCATTTGCTTTTTTCAGGGCTGGCCAAAGTTTTGCGGTAAGGTGAAACTGTCCCAGATAATTTGTCGCCAGCTGAGATTCAAAACCTCTGTTGTCTCTTCTTAATGGAACCCACATGATTCCTGCATTATTGATAAGAATATCGAGACTCCTGCCGGATGAAATAAATCTTTCGGAAAAAGCATCAATGGATGCCGGATCCATCAGATCCATTTTTTCAAGTTCAATATTTTGAATCCCTTCCAGGTTTTTTCCTGCTTTTTCGATATCTCTTGCAGGAACAATTACACGCGCTCCGGCTGAAGTAAGAACTTTTGTCGTTTCAAGACCGATTCCTGCATAACCGCCGGTGATGATTACCGTTTTTCCGGTAAGATCAATTCCTTTAATAACTTCCTGAGCTGTTGAATACGCATTAAATCCTGATTGAACAGGCTGCTGCAATGTGCTGATAATTGGTTCCATTTTTTTGTTGGTTTAAATTTCTATAGCAAAATTAGGATGGATTGATGGTGTTCATTTTGTTTACAATGTCAAATAACTTGGCTCAGAATTTCAGGGCTAATTTTCTTTAATAAAAACAAATACCAATCAACATCGTTAATTTCTTTGAATAAGCTGTTAAACTGTTTGTAGGTTGTTCTGCGAATAAGTAATTTTGAAAAATTTTCAATTTGAAACCTACTATTTCCATTGTCGTTGCCATTTACAACCGAAAAGACGAACTTTTTGAGCTGCTGACCTCCCTTACTCAGCAGACGGATAAGGAGTTTGAGATCATTATTGTAGATGACGGTTCCGTGATCGATCTGAAGCCCACCATCAAAAACTTTGAGCAGGGCTTGGATATTAAATATTTCAGGAAGGATAATTCAGGACCGGGACTGACAAGAAATTATGGAGCTGTAAGAGCTGCCAATGAATGGCTGGTGTTTGTAGACAGTGATGTTATCGTTGAAAAAGACTATATTGAACATATTAAAAATGATATCCTTACCATTCCCTGTGATGCATTCGGAGGGGCAGATAAAGCACATAAGGGATTTAATCTGATGCAAAAGGCGATTTCCTATTCCATGACTTCTGTTTTTACTACAGGAGGAATCAGGGGAAGCAAGAAGTCCGTTTCAAAATTTCAGCCCAGAAGTTTTAATATGGGTGTGAAAAGGGCCGTTTTTGAAAAAGTCGGCGGTTTTTCAGAAATGAGAATCGGGGAAGATCCGGATCTTTCCATGACTCTTTGGGAAAATGGATTTACTACGGCTTTCTTTGATGATATTGCCGTATATCATAAACGTAGGGTTGATTTTGGGAAATTCTCCAAACAAGTCTATCAGTTTGGCTGTGCAAGACCAATTCTCAACCAGAGACACCCTAATTATGTGAAGATTTCCTTTGCATTTCCTACTTTATTTATGTTGGGATATATAATGGGCTTTCTGGAGTATTTTCTGATGGGAAGAGGAGTAATCCTTTCTTTTTATGGATTATATACTTTTTTGGTGCTGTTTCACGCGTTATTTGTTACTAAAAATATTAGCATTGCCGGCATGGCGGTTATTTCCACTTATATACAGATGTTTTCCTACGGATACGGTTTCCTGAAGTCATGGATTTTGCTGAATGTTTTCAGAATGAAACCGGAAGATGCCTTTCCGCATCATTATTATAAGAAGTAATTGGGGGAATTGTCTGCCCAAAAATAAAAAAGGCGGTTTCAAGTGAAACCGCCTTTTTACAATAAATTTAGATAGAAATGTTTTCATGGTGGTTGAGAACCCCTACTTTCAGCATACACTCCTTCATTTTTTGGTAAGTTCTTTTTATATCGTGGTCAAGACCAATGGAGAACCTGATCAGTCCGTCGGAAATACCTATGGAAGCTCTTTCTTCTTCCGGGATTTCAGAGGAGGTAGATTTTCCTGAGCATGAGAATAGGGTTTTGTAAAATCCTAAGCTCACGGCAAGATACCCCAGATTTTCTGTCTGCATCAGTTCCATCAGTTCGTTGGCTTTTTCTGTTGTTCCGGCATCCAGAGTCAGTAATCCTCCGTATC of the Chryseobacterium aureum genome contains:
- a CDS encoding SDR family NAD(P)-dependent oxidoreductase is translated as MEPIISTLQQPVQSGFNAYSTAQEVIKGIDLTGKTVIITGGYAGIGLETTKVLTSAGARVIVPARDIEKAGKNLEGIQNIELEKMDLMDPASIDAFSERFISSGRSLDILINNAGIMWVPLRRDNRGFESQLATNYLGQFHLTAKLWPALKKANGARVISVSSYGHQMSPFNFEDPNFEKRGYDTLSGYGQSKTACNLFAVELDERGKKFNIRAYSLHPGSVYGTDLGREEPVELFKQLGTHDENGNIKPEVEAKLKTIPQGAATTIWCAVSPQLNEMGGVYCENCDIAEIDRGQIEHRFDEPATIRGVQPYSVDKNNAVRLWKLSEEMLGFRFDAK
- a CDS encoding glycosyltransferase; translation: MKPTISIVVAIYNRKDELFELLTSLTQQTDKEFEIIIVDDGSVIDLKPTIKNFEQGLDIKYFRKDNSGPGLTRNYGAVRAANEWLVFVDSDVIVEKDYIEHIKNDILTIPCDAFGGADKAHKGFNLMQKAISYSMTSVFTTGGIRGSKKSVSKFQPRSFNMGVKRAVFEKVGGFSEMRIGEDPDLSMTLWENGFTTAFFDDIAVYHKRRVDFGKFSKQVYQFGCARPILNQRHPNYVKISFAFPTLFMLGYIMGFLEYFLMGRGVILSFYGLYTFLVLFHALFVTKNISIAGMAVISTYIQMFSYGYGFLKSWILLNVFRMKPEDAFPHHYYKK